tatatacttcgacgcttcgcgtctcggtatatatccacggtatatatccactattcacctccccttcgggagATAGTTGTACAGTAGcgcattttgtattttgcataTTCAAATGCGTTTTACAAGGAATCGATCAGAATGAAATGAGGCCTGTTtacaacaccaggaactcttacatgccctactctttacgaatagtgtgtgggttcttttacgtcccaatgtttttttctttgtgtgtGAGCAGAAAAGGGTTGAGTGAcagggcctacggtttatagcccttatccgagaagaagTGAAAGTGCAACCATTTTCATGTagttacaaaggcagcactttttcctcatttgttttaagaccctgagtttTGGTACGCAGGGCAGCCAGTGCaaaaccaactgagccaccgttgcaatctgattggctcttaCAAGTGCGATTTATTCCCTAATAatacacatgaaaaaatttctcgattctgattggctgagagcagtgcagctcaagtgtaacaccagtgcaaaaagtgtaacaccagtgcaaaaCATGTAACACCGGTGCAAAACGTGTAACACCGgtgcaaattacacatcgtaattctggattatgatttGCAGAAATACGTACAATAAGAAATTTTGTAGGCCAATGATCCCATGTAAAGCAATGACAAAACATTTGTACAGAAACTCTGAAAAAGTTTTCTCGAATGCACAAAAAAAGGCTTAAGAAACATCTTCCGGCACTTTTTCCATtcgatttttttcatgtttgtattGCTCGCCGAAgcggctcgtgcaattttagctttttgaaaaactcactcgtgcaaattaattccaaattgaacgagAAGAATCgtatgattacctatacttattcaccttttgctgttcatttagagaaaatacgcaatcatttgcactaaaagtcagacaataatgcgaaaatacgttcatttgcaccaatcggcattcaattgcgcgaaatgcaccctctacaaggatatctgcataattgtaaacattcaattaagtttcaagactttcattaacgtctttcggcattcaaattcctcaaagcaactttcatttgcgcgtattgtaaattcaataacattaaaataatgttcttTTGTATGAtcgggcattcattttagtgaacaatatattcaataaaatttttaaccatggctaaacagtcaatagcatcaatgaacaaccaatactATTATGTCGATAATCACTAACGcggttatacaaacaatagagtgttctttacattcttttcgcaaaaatcttttttcaagtAAAAACGGTACATAATtagtatgaatttttaaagaaatgaaggGAACTTTGTAGATAAATGCAAAGTACGTTATTAGCATTCAATTTCCTCTCCCTTAAGACAGCGTGGCAAATAGGTTTGCATGAACCTAATCCACTGGTAAGCCTTAGCAGCAGTTAAAACACCTATGCAGCGCTGATGAAGAGAATCGAGAAGCAATCGGGTTCACATCTCCCCTAACGGGATACCTAGGCGTCTGACCTCCGCTCTGTCGTCCATTCGAGCCTGTATTTCGGGCCTCGATACGTCTCCTTTTATCGTTGTCTTCAGTGAGCTGATTGCCTGCTCTACTATGTTCAGGAATGGGCTGTAGGCCGGGAGCATCTCCAGCTCGGTATTGGCCACGGGGATGGCGGGATCTCGATGTGCATGCTCGCGCACCGTCGTAAATGAAGATAACCTTCCCGTCGGGGTATAGATTTTGCCTCGTCTAGGCCGCTAAGTCGTTTAAGTGAGGTGCATAGTAACCccaaatcaccaaataatctcgtcgcacgagttacgcaaaaatagcggaaagatttcgagattttgaaatcaggagattcaagaattaaaagaaaattcggaaaaccaaaatactgagaaaagtacatcgacctggctcaatacCTGGACCAGCggggccgaaaacaagaacttcaaaaccaatttgctcgtcgacgaagcgaaacaactcgacaaaaataaacacatggcgttagatgactgaatttctcaggttgtagtataaacaattaatagcatgaattgaaCATGATATTTGGTAGAAATACctcttgtgatatttcaaaattgccccaaatttcactcgcctaacggctcgtgaaattatgtaaaacaattttgaaatatcactcgtggtatttatgccaaatatcactacaaatcatgctattacctatactaataaCATAgcgggcaaaattactgaatgctgattggtcaatgaagagagtatttttttcttaattttgattcgtgaagagggcaaaattactcgctcgcGATTGATCCTCAGGTCgcctagcaacagctcattcaatggagaagttgtttttctacaACAATGGACACATTCGGCTAAAAAGTCACGTGACTTGAATTGGGTGTTTACATCAGTTCAAAGTGGCGGCTGTATGCTTTTGTTGTCGGAGTCATGTGCAGTGCTGTTCGTGTTATTACTTTAGTGAGGACAgaaattggtcaaaaaccttGAGAAATTTCCCTAAAATCAGTATTTTGACTTGTTCAGACTGGCTTGCACaaggaggaaagaaaaatgcaggTGAAAAGAGCTACAAGTTCTTTCGAGAAGGGTATGTGCACGATATCTATACGTGCGAGGAATCCGGCGATTTTTATGTGAAAGCACGGTGCTATCGATCGCTTCGTAAGAGTGAGGATCCGcattatttatcattaattttaaaggaaGATAATGATAAGGCAGCAGTTTCCAGAGCACATTGCTCTTGTAAAGGAGGAAGCGGTGGACACTGTAATCACGTTTTGGCATTGTTATATCAACTAAATGATTATTCATGTTTAGACATTAAAGATATCCCTAGTGAAGTTACTTGTACGAGTCGTCCTCAATCGTGGCATATCCCCAGAGCTTCTTCCATCTGCCCGTTACCAGTGATGGGAACTCATTATGCCCGTGCTGAAACTGATCGTGTTggagaaagaaagagagatcCTGTCAAATGTAAATTGTACGATGCAAGGAGCCCTGCTATTAGAAAAGGTCTTCCAATGTGCCATGTGATGGAGCAGGTCGATAATCTGAAACGGAGAGAAATACCTCccccattttcttatttattaaGTGACCAAGAACCATCTTTATCGATGAACACAGTATTTGGAAATGTTCCGCTTGGTGCTTGCTTGGCATATCAGTTACAGGACCATGGTCGACCCAACACAAGGTTTGTTAGTAACCGTATAAGGGGCAGTTTTGTTACTGCCGTGCAGTGTTCTGAGTTTATTGATCTTCCAGTTGGTATTGACGACAAGACATCCTTTGATTTGACTGAACTGAACATGTTAAACCAGCCTGACCTGACTTCTTTCTTCACTGACCACATAGTTATAGATAAAAGTGAGTCTTACTCTTTAGAACGGAGAACAGTGTTGCAGGGTGAATCAGCTGAATGGGTGGAACAGCATAAGTTCAGGCTTACTGcatcaaattttggaaaagtttATTCAAGGATTCAGAGGCTTTCAGAGTCAATGCTGAAAAGTATTTTTTGCCCCAAGGATTTGTCTAATGTAAGAGCTATTTCACATGggaagggaaaagaaaaagttgcacGAACAATATATGCCAGAAAAATGCAACAGCAAGTACCAGGTTTTGCAATATTTGATGCTGGTATTTCCGTTCATCCAAAATTTCCTTATCTTGGTGCAACCCCAGATGGAAAAGTGTTTGATCCATCATCAAGCAGCAAATTTGGATTGCTGGAGATAAAGTGTCCTTTTTCAAAACGAGGGGATACACTTGATCAAGCATCATCAGATCCACACTTTTATATTGAAAAAGTCGGAGCTGATTTTTTCCTTAAGAAAACCCATTCCTATTACGCTCAAGTACAAGGGCAGTTGGCCCTCACTGGGTTACCATGGTGTGATTTTTGTGTATATTTGTCAGGCTCTGATGAAATGTGTGTGGACAGAATTCATTTTGATTCTGATTACTGGAAAAATGAGCTACTGCCCAAATTGAAGAACTTCTTTTTCAATTCTGCACTTTCATTTATTGTTGGGAAAGCAAAGAGAGCTCAAAGCTGTTCAAGAACCAATGAAGAATTAGTACTTGTAGGTAGCCACACATAGTCCTCAACTGAAGGAAACCGAGTTGCTTTATTGCTCTTTTAAGCAGTACAGATACATTGTTTACTTGAAAAAATAGCGTTGTTGTTATTGATACTATTAGGTCATGCAAGAACGGGgttttggaaatttgacaA
The DNA window shown above is from Acropora palmata chromosome 7, jaAcrPala1.3, whole genome shotgun sequence and carries:
- the LOC141885764 gene encoding uncharacterized protein LOC141885764 isoform X2: MNTVFGNVPLGACLAYQLQDHGRPNTRFVSNRIRGSFVTAVQCSEFIDLPVGIDDKTSFDLTELNMLNQPDLTSFFTDHIVIDKSESYSLERRTVLQGESAEWVEQHKFRLTASNFGKVYSRIQRLSESMLKSIFCPKDLSNVRAISHGKGKEKVARTIYARKMQQQVPGFAIFDAGISVHPKFPYLGATPDGKVFDPSSSSKFGLLEIKCPFSKRGDTLDQASSDPHFYIEKVGADFFLKKTHSYYAQVQGQLALTGLPWCDFCVYLSGSDEMCVDRIHFDSDYWKNELLPKLKNFFFNSALSFIVGKAKRAQSCSRTNEELVLVGSHT
- the LOC141885764 gene encoding uncharacterized protein LOC141885764 isoform X1 → MGTHYARAETDRVGERKRDPVKCKLYDARSPAIRKGLPMCHVMEQVDNLKRREIPPPFSYLLSDQEPSLSMNTVFGNVPLGACLAYQLQDHGRPNTRFVSNRIRGSFVTAVQCSEFIDLPVGIDDKTSFDLTELNMLNQPDLTSFFTDHIVIDKSESYSLERRTVLQGESAEWVEQHKFRLTASNFGKVYSRIQRLSESMLKSIFCPKDLSNVRAISHGKGKEKVARTIYARKMQQQVPGFAIFDAGISVHPKFPYLGATPDGKVFDPSSSSKFGLLEIKCPFSKRGDTLDQASSDPHFYIEKVGADFFLKKTHSYYAQVQGQLALTGLPWCDFCVYLSGSDEMCVDRIHFDSDYWKNELLPKLKNFFFNSALSFIVGKAKRAQSCSRTNEELVLVGSHT